One Scylla paramamosain isolate STU-SP2022 chromosome 6, ASM3559412v1, whole genome shotgun sequence DNA segment encodes these proteins:
- the LOC135101163 gene encoding valine--tRNA ligase-like isoform X1 gives MTKGAMDLYMSEVARGVARGRLAACATREMCMNIKKGACQERFVRCKELAQEVSEAVQSGRLNLVPQLHRRAWHSWLDNITDWCVSQQLWWGHRMPVYHITAADGREVWVAAARRKMQGGRLCRRKTVLLHGLLCDGGGHKTSKSWGNVINPLDVISGASLEVLCERMEGSLNTEEVLTGIRRNFPTGIPECGADALWFTLCSTNFNTAHPVLQPQGTHLSFSSHGCLPPPCNTTTTTTTTAAITYEGERL, from the exons ATGACCAA aggGGCAATGGATCTGTACAtgagtgaggtggcgaggggcgtggccagggggcggctagcagcgtgtgccaccagggaaatgtgtatgaacataaaaaaaggcgCCTGTCAAGAAAG gTTCGTTCGGTGCAAGGAGTTGGCACAGGAGGTGTCTGAGGCTGTGCAGAGCGGCCGTCTGAACCTGGTGCCACAGCTGCACAGGAGGGCATGGCATAGCTGGCTGGACAACATCACAGACTGGTGTGTCTCCCAGCAACTCTGGTGGGGCCACAGAATGCCAGTGTACCACATCACTGCAGCAGACGGccgggaggtgtgggtggcagCTGCtcggaggaagatgcaaggcggAAGGCTGTGCAGAAGGAAG actgtgctgctgcatggcctcctgtgtgatggtggcggccacAAGACATCCAAGTCCTGGGGCAATGTGATAAACCCCCTGGATGTGATCAGTGGGGCGTCCCTGGAG GTACTGTgtgagaggatggaggggagcCTGAATACAGAAGAGGTACTCACTGGTATCAGGAGGAACTTCCCCACAGGCATCCCAGAGTGTGGAGCTGATGCCCTTTGGTTCACCCTTTGCTCCACCAACTTCAATA CTGCACACCCCGTCCTGCAGCCTCAAGGcactcacctctccttttccagtCATGGgtgcctgcctcctccttgcaacaccaccaccaccaccaccaccactgctgccattACCTACGAGGGGGAGAGACTGTGA
- the LOC135101163 gene encoding valine--tRNA ligase-like isoform X2 gives MTKGAMDLYMSEVARGVARGRLAACATREMCMNIKKGACQERFVRCKELAQEVSEAVQSGRLNLVPQLHRRAWHSWLDNITDWCVSQQLWWGHRMPVYHITAADGREVWVAAARRKMQGGRLCRRKTVLLHGLLCDGGGHKTSKSWGNVINPLDVISGASLEVLCERMEGSLNTEEVLTGIRRNFPTGIPECGADALWFTLCSTNFNIMGACLLLATPPPPPPPLLPLPTRGRDCDVAAGG, from the exons ATGACCAA aggGGCAATGGATCTGTACAtgagtgaggtggcgaggggcgtggccagggggcggctagcagcgtgtgccaccagggaaatgtgtatgaacataaaaaaaggcgCCTGTCAAGAAAG gTTCGTTCGGTGCAAGGAGTTGGCACAGGAGGTGTCTGAGGCTGTGCAGAGCGGCCGTCTGAACCTGGTGCCACAGCTGCACAGGAGGGCATGGCATAGCTGGCTGGACAACATCACAGACTGGTGTGTCTCCCAGCAACTCTGGTGGGGCCACAGAATGCCAGTGTACCACATCACTGCAGCAGACGGccgggaggtgtgggtggcagCTGCtcggaggaagatgcaaggcggAAGGCTGTGCAGAAGGAAG actgtgctgctgcatggcctcctgtgtgatggtggcggccacAAGACATCCAAGTCCTGGGGCAATGTGATAAACCCCCTGGATGTGATCAGTGGGGCGTCCCTGGAG GTACTGTgtgagaggatggaggggagcCTGAATACAGAAGAGGTACTCACTGGTATCAGGAGGAACTTCCCCACAGGCATCCCAGAGTGTGGAGCTGATGCCCTTTGGTTCACCCTTTGCTCCACCAACTTCAATA tCATGGgtgcctgcctcctccttgcaacaccaccaccaccaccaccaccactgctgccattACCTACGAGGGGGAGAGACTGTGATGTGGCTGCAGGTGGCTAG
- the LOC135101169 gene encoding probable valine--tRNA ligase, cytoplasmic, with protein MPVYHITAADGREVWVAAARRKMQGGRLCRRKTVLLHGLLCDGGGHKTSKSWGNVINPLDVISGASLEVLCERMEGSLNTEEVLTGIRRNFPTGIPECGADALWFTLCSTNFNTAHPVLQPQGTHLSFSSHGCLPPPCNTTTTTTTTAAITYEGERL; from the exons ATGCCAGTGTACCACATCACTGCAGCAGACGGccgggaggtgtgggtggcagCTGCtcggaggaagatgcaaggcggACGGCTGTGCAGAAGGAAG actgtgctgctgcatggcctcctgtgtgatggtggcggccacAAGACATCCAAGTCCTGGGGCAATGTGATAAACCCCCTGGATGTGATCAGTGGGGCGTCCCTGGAG GTACTTTgtgagaggatggaggggagcCTGAATACAGAAGAGGTACTCACTGGTATCAGGAGGAACTTCCCCACAGGCATCCCAGAGTGTGGAGCTGATGCCCTTTGGTTCACCCTGTGCTCCACCAACTTCAATA CTGCACACCCCGTCCTGCAGCCTCAAGGcactcacctctccttttccagtCATGGgtgcctgcctcctccttgcaacaccaccaccaccaccaccaccactgctgccattACCTACGAGGGGGAGAGACTGTGA
- the LOC135101172 gene encoding Y+L amino acid transporter 2-like: MMLCGSFQHCPYVSDWNVRVTTKQQDFFMVTKIAALPIVILAGIVHLCMGNTGNFHNSFQGTSTEPGKIAVSFYSGISSYTGWNYLNFMMEELKNPFV, translated from the exons ATGATGCTGTGCGGCTCATTCCAGCACTGTCcatatgtgagtga CTGGAATGTACGAGTCACCACCAAGCAGCAGGATTTCTTCATGGTGACCAAGATTGCTGCATTGCCCATTGTCATCCTTGCTGGCATTGTACACCTTTGCATGG GCAACACTGGGAACTTCCACAACTCCTTCCAGGGCACCAGCACTGAGCCAGGCAAGATAGCTGTCTCCTTCTACTCAGGCATATCTTCCTATACTGGATGGAACTACCTCAACTTcatgatggaggaactgaagaaCCCATTTGTCTGA